The genomic DNA CAATGGAGGTAACCTTAATACTGAATAAAAAGAACAAGACTATTCACGTTGCACTCATGAATCAAACCGCTCATCAATTCGAATCAGTTTTTAGCCCAGCATTACAACAATTAAGCATTAGTTTAGCAAAGCTGAAAATCACTCTTCCACCATCAGATGACTCCCAAAAGCGTATATCATATCTCGTCTTACCGGCTTGTATATCAATTTGCGATCTGACCGTGAATGGAGCGAACTGTCCAAACCTCGGTTCCATAGTTTCTGATGGATCTGGTAAGGAACAGGTCATCGATTTTACTAACATTCCAAATATATCATACTGTTCAGGTAAAAAATTGCATCtatcaaaatcattgtGGAGGCTTGGTGCAAACAACGGCCAAGTCATGATGATAGCATTGAAAGCGCGCGCTTTTTCTGGCACGAAGGAGTACGCAAAATTGATGGACTTTCTGTAAACCTACCGTTGCGGTCATCTTTGTCATCATTATATAGCATTAGGTACTTTCTTAGGTTTTTAAGAAGTTTGTGTATTTCTCACATGTCGCGCTTCGAACCCAGGAAGAACTGAGGTAAGGGGGAGAAGAACTATTAAatacaatttcaaatattagCATTATAACTGATCACTTGGTCTGAAGCAGCCAGTACCGCGCCATTTTGATTAAGTTATCCTTTCTTACTactcatctttcaaaaaaaaacttaaTAAATCTCTTTGTAAAACGGTTCATCCTTATGCAGGGGAACTGCTGATCATCTCTGTATTGTTTCAAATTGACCAAATGTCTACGGAGGGTTACTCCATAGACAAGTAgatacagaaaaaaattaagATATATAGGGTACCCGCTGCTTCGGCGATGACAAGTTTACCAAGAGGACTCTGTGAACTTTGCAGGATATCTACAATTGTAGAACCTCACAGGTGTTTAAGCTAATTGGCACCTTTTCTAGTCTGTTCGGAGAGGGGATGTGGTGAAATATAgtgttgatgttgaaatataaatcgagattgtaagatatattaaagagatgacttataagaatcagaaagagacaattggtctgtaaaacaaaataaacgaagtcagatgaaaccctaacagaatgtcaatcgataatggaaagatatcggatgataatctatcacgagacgtttacaactcaggagtctgactacgaaggagtctatggcatggaacatgaaataacagttgtactgtgaattctatgggactagaaatggtgtgatgacgatgaaaattcttcactcgtcgtcctctcttatggttcaataggtgcgaagtattaggtataaatactgacgtattttccagatgttaatccaagttcaattagtcttatctcaattcatgatatagaaaaccaaggaattatatatctctataattgaatatcatagtatcatcatcaatgtcaaaccaagttactatcgacaacgccgaagaaaacattctttttaAATAGTTGAAagataaatcgatattgttagatatattaaagagatgacttataagcatcagaaataagacaattggtctgtaaaacaaaataaatgttgaaatataaatcgagattgtaagatatattaaagagatgacttataagaatcagaaagagacaattggtctgtaaaacaaaataaacgaagtcagatgaaaccctaacagaatgtcaatcgataatggaaagatatcggatgataatctatcacgagacgtttacaactcaggagtctgactacgaaggagtctatggcatggaacatgaaataacagttgtactgtggattctatgggactagaaatggtgtgatgacgatgaaaattcttcactcgtcgtcctctcttatggttcaataggtgcgaaatgctaggtataaatactgacgtattttccagatattaatccaagttcaattagtcttatctcaattcatgatatagaaaaccaaggaattacatatctctataattgaatatcatagtatcatcatcaatgtcaaaccaagttactatcgacaacgccgaagaaaacattctttctaaataataaacgaagtcagatgaagctCTAACAGtatgtcaatcgatactggaaagatatcggatgataatctatcgcgagacgtttacaactcaggagtctgactacgaaggagtctatggcatggaacatgaaataacagttgtactgtgaattctatgggactagaaatggtgtgatgacgatgaaaattcttcactcgtcgtcctctcttatggttcaataggtgcgaagtattaggtataaatactgacgtattttccagatgttaatccaagttcaattagtcttatctcaattcatgatatagaaaaccaaggaattatatatctctataattgaatatcatagcattatcatcaatgtcaaaccaagttactatccacaacttcaaagaaaacattctttccaaatatttttcgAATTATCAACTCTGCGTACACAGATCATAGTGGGATTACTGAGTTCAGTTGCAGATCTGTCAAGCCTTGATATCCTATTcgataaaatgaaaaaaaaaacaacaaatgAAATGAGATTGAGTATCTGGAAACAACGCCAGTATTTATTCCTGACAATCTGCACTTATTGAGCCACAACCAGGATAATGAATTGAGTATTTTCACCCTTAGCAGTTCATAGTTCGTGCTGTCTTAACGCTGTTTCTCTAGTCCCAGAATCTCTGGCACGTctgttttttcttatttcttgCCCTGGACTCCTCAGTCGGATTCTGAATGGCAAACATCTCGCGATAATTTATCAGCGGATGATTTTCTAGAACCGACTGTCATTCATGTTAAGCTTCATTTGGCTCCTTTTAACTTCATCTCTCTTATAGTGTCATTGGAGAAATGCCATCTCGGCCTGTCTTTGTTTCATACTCTGGCATTAACATCTACTTCAATACCTGGGCAATTCATTCTACATTTTAGTTTCTATATTCTATAATGAATTCTCGAAAAGCATCCAGATGCAGCTCCGGTTGGATAAGCCATTGTTCTCACACTTGCTTAAAATCAAACCTGATATAGAAGGGGAAAACTATTTTCTTGGAAGAACAAGACTCCTGTTTTGATATCTTACGTAAACAATTAAAAAAGCTGAAGCCGACAATGATAGATAAAATACCACCAGAACTTTTTCCACGAATAGCCAAGCACATTTCCCAGGATGATAAGGTGTCCTTAACATATTGCTGCAGAGATGTAAGAATGAGAATTATATCTTCTCTCTACGAAAACCTTTTTCTTAACGAGAAACCCTATTTCCCAAGTGACCTGGACGCCAACTTAGGAACCAATTTCTGGTCAGTCCTATGCTTTCAATCAAGGTATGAGACCTCTATAAACAGTACTAGAGGTAAGCGAAAGCTTAAAATATTAGTGAGATCCCTGCAGGAGTCAGCGTTCATTTTATGTCCACTCGTGAAACGCGTTCATTGCTCATGGCATTTAGATACTGCAATACTGTTCAAATTGATAAAGCTTTTAATGACATATGGTACAAGCTTGcaatacttttcaaacatTTTAGAGGAACAGATCTCGAGGCTATTGTTGCCCAAGGCTTCTCAGCTGCGTTCACTTGATGTTGTTCCTCCATTTAAGATACCAGCAGGCCGCGCTGATAGTATTTATTACGGAAGAATGGAAGTCCTGCTTTCTAAATACAACTGGGAAAACATCAATGAGCTGACGCTTCATGTCAATGGTTGTACTTTCTTCCCACACTTGAATAAgcctttgaaaataaaatctcTTTGCCTTAATCTAAGACCCGATACATTCGCaggatctttttttgaacagCCTTATTATTCCATATTTGATACTGACGCATTAGAGGAGCTTGAGATTTTATCTTGGTACCATACAAATGAATCTACGGCAAACTTATACGACACTTGGAATCTGCCACAATTTTGGGAGTTTTCGAATATTAAAAGTTTAACCATGTTGTCACTGGTTGCCAATGAATCATTCTTGTGTACATGCTTTCAGAAGTTTAATTTATTGGAAAGGCTTAAGGTTGATTATATGTTCGATATTCCAATCAGCACGCGAACAATTGAAATCCTTGCGAGATCAAAAGCATCCAAAACGATAAAATATATTGACATCAAGTTCGATTCACTACAAATTCCTATCTTCTCTCTTAACCCAGTTGACACTTCTTCATTCAGGATAAATTTAAACTGTCAATGCCACGATTGTAAACAGACTTTTAATGATATTATCatacaaaaaatctttCCTACAAATGATTCCCTCAGTGTTAGAAATCCAAATGATGATTCCTCAAGAAGTTACTATTTTCATGTCTTCAAGTTAACTTCTATCCTACCTTACACCCATTTCATAGACAGAACACCGGCAATCAGCTACCATTGCACTTCCCTGCAGGAGCATGCATCAGACATCAATTATttactgaaaaaagatggtGCAAATGAGTCGAGATATGTCAATGAAAACGATGTTCTGCGTCTTTATCATGCACATATCcattctttgaagaaaacctttgatttttttcttaaCCATTTTATTAGCCTCGattttttgacattgaATGATCTGCCGACCAAAGTATTTCAGGTGGACGAGTTGCAGAGGAGCAACGTGCCAATTTTTTACTCCAAAGGCTACAGCAGCAATCAAATCTATGAATTAGTCACTGATGAATCTCTCTTTAATTAATGACCTTTAAATAGATAAACTCATCAATATTAatgttttgttttcataAGGATGTCGcgtgaaaagaaaactattaattcttgaaaaatagaGTATAAACAGTTGGCTTAAAATGAATTTTGGCTCATATCAAATAGACCAATGGTGGGGGAATCTGATACTACGGACTTGAATGTCAAGGTTAATGCGATGACTGGATCTGATTTATCGGTAACGTCCAAAAATCAAGTTTTTTGTACAAATAGCACGGCAGTAAAGCGATTAGGTGATTCTTCGTCTAAAGTTCACATTAGCGATCTTTCGAAGCCACCAGGAAGGTTATCACCTGTGCGCAAAGGTCCTGCACGTCAGCTAACGCCAAAAAGGCTGGCATCGCCGACCTGCTTGAAAGATCAGAGTACGACAGATTTTCGAGATCGCTCACTGCCGCCAAACAGCAATCGatcagaagaagaagacaagCACGCAACAAGCTTAATATTCACAACTTCACCAACGAAGTTGCTTTTCAGTTCCGACAAAAAAATAGGAGGGGATGGATCCTTGAGCAAGTTGAGGTCCAGGTTTAGCAATGGCCTGCTTTCACCACAGAGACTATCCACGGTCCCGGGTAGCTCAAAAGAGGTGAAGGGGAAGAACTTACTCAGTAAGCTGCAAGACCAAGAATACAAATCGCCAAAAAATGAGACATCCACACATACACAAAACAATGAAACAAAGTCGCTATCTCAAGAGGGCAGGGTCACAAAAAGCCAGCAGCAACGGAAGAAAACAGTCAAATTCAAGGTCCCTGATGCCGAAAAGGATACATTAATCGAGACAGAATTGgcagatttgaaaagcttaTTGTTGCAAGTCCTTAAGCACCAAAAAGTGCTGGAGTCAAAATTAATTAATTTAGAGAATAATTTGAAcgaaaagaatgagaaaTGATTACGGCCTCTTAATCCCACCCAGTTTGCTCAACCGGGATGCCGAGCCGTACTTTAACAACATCCATTGTGGCTATTGCATCTTCAGAACTGTCATGCTCGCCGTTCTGAATCTCTCTACTTAAGAATTCGAAAGCGAAATTCTTTAAAGATGACTTATatcttccttttgaataCAAGATTGCGGTATCtatgatttttttatgcACTATTCTCATAACATTGAGATCGTTTTCTAGACCGTGTCCTATCAAAATGgtatttttgttgatcaGCTTTTCCGAAACTACTTTTCTCATTGCCTCATGATAGCTCATAGAATTAGACTCACATATCTCGTGAACACCACTGAATTGAGAGTTAAGGTCAATAACTTCACCGATAGGGCgaataatttcatcaaaaagcGTCTTTGatgtgaaaaaatcaacGATTGTGAGCCTGATCATTTCGTAACCTAATGAAGTGAATGCCATCTCACAGTCCAAAGccaaaacattttcttcaccTGAGTAATTATCAGTTGAAATGAATTTCGATATAGTAGATAATTCCTCGTATGTCTCTGACCTGAAGACGTGGTGGTTCTGAGTTTGACAACCTAAACGCAGAAACGAGGTCGAGACCGTAGTTTCCCCGCAACAAGGATACTGGTATGTTTTGGAAACCTTGTCGAACTGTTTCTTAGAGATATGGTATCGGCAGAATGCATTTTCCATTAtctttgctttttcaaacttgGTATTACATCGAATGCAAGTAGTATAGATTAAGTCAGCTGGATCCTCAGTCGTTTCTTTTCCTATTATATaaccatttttctttaaaacTTCCGTATCAATGATAACTGCCTTCAGCTTCTCCATTGCATTAAGCTTGGTTATGTTCGATGGCCTCGTTTTGTCCCTCGCAACTATTGGTTTTTGTCCTACCCGTATCTGCGACAGATCCCCTTTATATTTAGTTAGATCCCGCATCAAAATGCTCATGTTGAACCGATAGCTCTGTGGAGAGCTACTAGATTTAGCTACTCGTGCTTCTAGCCCTACAGCAAGCTTGTTGAGCTTTTCCGCAGCATTGGGCTTCACCTTTTGCAAGTGCGCTAAAAGTTTCTGCAGTATCTTGTACCGATCCTGAAACGGGGCTGGTTGTCTTACCAGATCTATTGGACGTAAAGGATGAGACATATCAATGCTGCTAGCAATTCACAGCATTTACAGTCTGTTCAAAGATATCACCCGATGTCTACTGCTTTAGTATTCCTCATAAATTCCATCTTCTTTCTATAGTTCATTTTGTTTCTCACCACagacgatgaaaattttggatgaAATGCGATGAGCTGCGATGAgataaatattgaaaaagtctTCGATCAGCAGAATATCTTCTATTTCTCTTGGACACATCAGGTTAGGAAATCAAGCACATACATATCGACGAGTATTGATATGTCGGTTGATAATGTTTTAATTGATGGTCAAGCCGTGCGGGACAGAAATGATGTCTTCAAGAGGACATTCCCCACAAAGGCTGATGATCATTTATATGAGTTCACCGAAAGTGCGAGTATTGAGGAAAATTTGCGTAACTTATGCGATGCCGCATTGAACGATagatattctttcaaataccTTTTTGTTTACAAGCCAATTATCTTAGAGGTTGTCTCACGTTGGATAGAATCTTCCGACGACAAGCAAAAGATAGTGCTTGTTTTCGATGCTGTGGCCAGGTACCTGGCGGTTTATCCTGTAATATTGCCACTAGTTGAAGAATTGCTCGACCGAGAGAATGAATATTTGCTGTCTATCATTCAAAACACCGCAACTCAAGATACAGAGCAATTGAGAATGATCTTGCTCGCATATTATAGAGTATTATTTCATGATAAAGACACTTTCACTAGGTTCATAAAACCCGACGCACTGTACAATATCGTACAAAAAGTTCCCTCTGAAGTGCCTAGATTTATCGCCGTCAAAATTCTTTCACTATATTTGGATTCGGGGGAGGCTTCATTATATGGCATGATAGAGAACTACATAAGTTCGCCTGAGTATATTGTGGGTATTTACGAGcttgaaaatgaagttaACTATAAATATCTGGAACTAAATGAATCTAAATTGACTTCAAGCTTTACAGCATTACCGGAGGTACCTGAAGGTTTGACCACTTGCTCAGATCGCGACAGCTTCGTTGTAGAACCACAAAGTTTAAGCAAAAATATCGTTTCAATCTGTGGAATACTCGTACCAAAAGTGCAGAAACAGGCAAGTAAAATAAAATCGCCTTTAGAAGTTGTTCCAACAAACGAATGCGTCGCCGCCCTTCGTGATTTGGCTCTTGGTCTCCAGGCGTGCAAGCCCATGATGTTGGTTGGAAGCGCCGGCTCTGGTAAAACCTTTTTAATCAATGAGTTAAGCAAATATATGGAATGTCAGGATTCTGTTGTAAAAATACATTTGGGTGAGCAAACTGATGCCAAGCTCCTAATCGGTACCTACACATCAGGTGAAAAACCAGGAACGTTTGAATGGAGGTCTGGTGTTCTGACTACAGCCGTTAGAGAAGGTAGATGGGTGCTAATAGAAGATGTAGATAAGGCTCCAACAGAAGTGTTATCCATACTTTTGACGCTGTTAGAAAAGCGTGAATTAAGTATACCGTCTCGTGGTGAAATAGTGAAAGCCGCTAATGGATTCCAACTAATCTCGACGGTAAGATTAGAAGAAAGGGCtcagaggaagaaaaaagactATGGTAATTCTCTAAACATTTTGGGAATGAGGATGTGGAGGATTACAGAACTGGAGGAACCCAACGAGATGGATTTATTCGAGATTTTAAACAAAAAGTACttcatattgaaaaatttagtTTCACAACTGATACGCTGTTATAAATCTGTGAAAGCCATTTACATGGACTCAGGTTTCACATCCCTAAACAGAGGTGCACATTCAAGAATTATTTCTACAAGAGATCTCATCAAACTTTGCGCAAGGCTCCAGGCCTTATTTACCAAAaaccaaattttgaagccGGATCAGCTGATTGAGTCTCATCTTTATGATGACATATTTTCAGAAACTGCAGATTGTTTCAGTGGCGCTATAAGTGAATCAAAAGCTCTCGAACCTCTGGTAGGCTGTATTGGTGAAACACTagagatttcaaaatcaagaattgaacTTTATCTGACAAAACATGTCCCAAAATTTATTAATAATGACAAAACTATTGAGATTGGTAGGGTTAAATTAGAGAAGGCAACGGTTGCTCTGCAGAAAAGATCAGTAAATACAACATCGTTTGCTGCAACAAATCATTCATTGAGATTAATGGAGCAAATATCTGTCGCAATTGAAATGAGCGAGCCAATCTTGCTAGTGGGTGAGACTGGTACTGGTAAGACGACGGTAGTACAGCAGCTCGGTAAAATTCTCAATAGACCATTAACAGTCATCAATGTCTCTCAACAAACGGAAACTGGTGATCTTCTGGGCGGCTATAAACCAGTAAACTCTAAAACGATTGCTCTTCCTATTCAAGAAACGTTTGAATCCTTATTCATTTCtaccttttctttgaagaaaaacgAGCGATTTTACAAAATGCTACACAGATGCTTCAATAGAGGTCAGTGGAGGAACGTTTTGAAATTATGGAAGGAAGCTTATAAAATGGCAGAAAATATCCTCAAACCTATTAACTCCTCCAATGACTCAGAACGGAAGGagagcaagaaaaaaagaaggaagcTTGATAGTCACGAACAGAAGGCATTATTGGATAAATGGATAGAATTCAAGGATATGACCGAGAAATTTGAAGCCCAGTCAGATTCTATAGATACGtcatttgttttcaactttGTGGAAGGTTCACTAGTAAAGGCTGTAAGAAATGGAGAGTGGCTTTTATTAGATGAGATAAATTTGGCGTCAGGTGATACATTGGAAAGTATTTCGGACTTGTTGAACGAGGTAAATGCCAGAAGTATCTTACTTTCAGAGAAAGGAGATGCGAACCCTGTGAAAGCGCATCCCGACTTCAGGATATTTGCTTGTATGAATCCAGCCACCGATGTAGGTAAAAAAGATTTACCTTCAGGTATAAGATCGCGCTTCACTGAAATATATGTTCATTCTCCAGATAGGGATATATCTGATCTCCTAATGATTATTGATAAATACATGAGAAAGTACACAGCAGGCGATGAATGGATAGGTAATGACATTGCTGAATTGTACTTGGAAGCGAAAAAGCTTGCGGAAAGCAATCTGATAGTTGATGGCTCTAATCAGAAGCCCCACTTCAGTATTCGTACTTTAACGCGGACCCTTCTATATGTTTGCGACATAGTGCATATTTACGGCTTGAGGAGGTCACTTTATGACGGGTTTTGCATGAGTTTTCTCAACCTTCTATCAAAAGATTCAGAGTCTATTCTGGAGCCAATTATTCGAAAATTCACAATAGCAAGATTGAAAAACGTTAATTCGGTGATATCTCAAGCTCCACCATGCCCAGGACCTGATTTTGTTCAATTCAAACATTATTGGATGAGAAAAGGAGATAATGAGGTAAAAGAACAACCTCACTATATTATAACTCCGTTTGTCGAAAGAAATGTATTGAACTTGGTAAGGGCGGCTTCGAGCCGAAGATTTCCGGTGTTGATTCAAGGACCAACTTCCGCTGGTAAGACTAGTATGATTAAATACTTGGCAGACTTGACGGGACATGAGTTTGTTCGTATTAACAATCACGAGCATACTGATTTACAGGAGTATCTGGGAACATATGTTGCTGATGACACTGggaaacttttttttaagGAGGGTGTTCTTGTTGAAGCCTTGAGAAAGGGACACTGGATAGTACTAGACGAGTTGAATCTCGCCCCTACCGATGTTTTAGAAGCGCTGAATAGATTGTTGGACGACAATAGAGAGCTTTTTATACCAGAAACTCAAGAAGTAGTTCATCCCCACCATGATTTCATGCTATTCGCAACTCAAAATCCTCCTGGAATATACGGGGGGCGTAAAATGCTTTCACGGGCATTTAGAAATCGTTTTCTGGAGTTGCATTTCGACGACATTCCACAAGATGAGCTCGAAATAATTCTTCGCGAAAGGTGTCGTATTGCCCCCTCTTATGCTAAAAAGATTGTAGAATCCTACCGTCAACTCTCAATAGAAAGGTCTGCAACAAGGCTGTTCGAGCAAAAAAATAGCTTTGCCACGCTTCGTGATCTCTTCCGGTGGGCTTTTAGAGATGCTGTAGGCTATGAAGAGTTAGCGGCAAATGGGTACATGCTATTAGCGGAAAGATGTCGAACTTCTCAAGAGAGAGATGTAGTGAAAAGCGTCTTAGAGAGAGTTATGCGAGTCACTTTGGACATGGAAAAATACTACGAGGAGCTAGAAGATGAGACTTTAATGAGCTCAGAAAGTTCTGTCGTATGGACCAAGACTATGAAGCGGTTGCTGGCTCTCGTATCCTCGTGCCTAAAGAATAACGAACCTGTTCTTTTAGTTGGTGAGACCGGCTGCGGTAAAACGACAATTTGCCAGTTACTCGCCtcctctttgaaaaagcagCTGATAACCTTAAATGCGCATCAAAATACGGAGACTGGTGATATACTTGGTGCACAAAGGCCAGTTCGTAATAGATCTCAATTGCAGAAAGAACTTTTCACTAACTTGTGCGATGCATTAAAACTTGATGTTCAAGATTCCCAGAGGAAATCTATCGATGAACTTCTTAAGGAATATGATGCAACCGCTGCAGCTCATTCTGAGGAATCCCGGGTGAGCACCATCAAAGAACTGAGGGAAAATttaaatattctttttgagTGGACAGATGGTCCACTTGTCAAGGCATTGAAAGAGGGTGACTTTTTCCTATTTGACGAAATATCCTTAGCTGATGACTCGGTGCTTGAAAGGCTAAACAGTGTCCTAGAACCTGAAAGAAGCTTACTTTTGGCAGAGAAAGGATCCACGGAGAACTTTGTCACAGCCACTGATGgctttcaattctttgCGACCATGAATCCTGGTGGAGATTATGGTAAAAAGGAACTATCTCCAGCCTTAAGAAATAGATTCACGGAAATTTGGGTGCCATCTATggaaaacttcaatgaTGTTCATATGATAGTTTCTTACAGATTAATTAAACCGCTTCAGCCATTTTCCGGAGCCATCGTTGCGTTTTCGGAGTGGTACGCAAGGAAGTTTGGAGGCGGCTCTACTACCAATGGTGTAATCTCATTACGTGACATTTTAGCGTGGGTGGAGTTTATGAATAGCGCTTTTCCCAACGTCAACGATGCCAATGCATTGTTATTCCACGGTGCATCCATGGTTTTCATAGATGCCCTAGGGACAAATAACACTGCGTATTTAGCAGAGAACGAAACAAACTTGAGTAGCCTTAGAAAGGAGTGCATTGATGAGCTATCAAAGCTAGCTAAATGTGAGCTTGATGTTCACATCAAAAGTATTTCACAGGTAAATGTTTCACTAGAGTTTGTAGAAGTAGGATTGTTCAAAGTTCCCAAGGCATGTCAAACTGTTATACAGCCAGCGTTCAATTGGAGTACACCTACAACGTCTATGAATTTGATGCGAGTTGCAAGAGCACTACAATTAAACAAACCAATTCTACTAGAAGGTAGTCCCGGTGTGGGGAAAACGAGTCTAGTTACTGCTTTAGCAGAAGCTACTGGCCACAAACTAACGCGTATCAATCTATCTGAACAAACTGATCTAATTGACCTTTTTGGCTCAGATGTCCCCGGTGAGAAGACTGGAGAGTTTGTCTGGCGGGATGCGCCATTTTTAAGGGCTATGCAAAGAGGTGAGTGGGTCCTGCTTGACGAAATGAACCTTGCAAGCCAATCAGTTCTGGAAGGTTTAAACGCCTGTCTAGATCACCGAGGGGAAACTTATATTCCGGAACTCGACAAAACTTTCGTTCGACACCCaaattttgttgtttttgcaGCCCAAAACCCTCAATATCaaggaggaggaagaaaGGGATTGCCAAAATCGTTCGTGAACAGATTTAGTGTCGTATATGTAAGTATGCTCTCGGCAGCAGATTTGCAACTCATTGTCACTAAATCTTTCCCCAATGTTGACCAACATGTGAGTAGTAAAATAATACAGCTAATGTCGAGTCTGGACGATCAAGtttgcaaaagaagagtATGGGGTAGTATGGGATCTCCTTGGGAATTCAATTTAAGAGATACTTTGAGATGGGTAAAGCTGCTGAGTAGAAATTCCGAATTGGGATCCTGTAAAGCATCAGACTTCCTCGATTCAATCGTGAAACAGAGATTCCGGTCTGAGACAGACAGACGTCATGCCGCTGGAATAATAGAAGAAATTTTCGGTAAGTGTGGTGACCGTGATTCACTTTTCAAGATAGAAAAGGATTACATTCAAGTCAACGGAGAACTTATTGGGAGAAACCCATTGTATAGCTATCCTACCGGCACAAACTTGTTTCTTTTGGAATGCAACATTCCAATATATGAGACTGCTTTGAGATGCATCAATAATAATTGGCCTCTCCTACTCGTGGGTCCAAGTAACTCCGGAAAGACAGAGATTATTAGATTTCTTGCTTCGATAGTTGGTGCTAAGGTAAGCATGTTCTCAATGAATAGTGAAGTAGATACGATGGACATTTTGGGAGGGTATGAGCAAGTTGACATAGtgagaaaaatttcctACATTACCCATGATCTGCGCTTATACTTGAGAAAGACTCTGCTTGCTAATATTGGATTTGACACCCCGAATGAGAATGCTATTATAAGTGGTTTAGACCTACTCAATTACATATCTAATACCACGGTAGGCAGAGAAAACTTTTATGACTTTATAGAGAAGTTTGAAAGTTTCCTGAAGCATTTTGAGAGTAGTATGGCTTTGAACGATATAACCGAAAGACTAAAAACTCTCAACGAGATTATAGATCAAGATGTTACCGTGAAATTCGAATGGTTTGATGGTATTTTAGTGAAGGCGTTGGAAGAAGGCCATTGGCTGATCTTGGACAATGCCAATC from Zygotorulaspora mrakii chromosome 7, complete sequence includes the following:
- a CDS encoding uncharacterized protein (similar to Saccharomyces cerevisiae YDR131C; ancestral locus Anc_8.298) gives rise to the protein MIDKIPPELFPRIAKHISQDDKVSLTYCCRDVRMRIISSLYENLFLNEKPYFPSDLDANLGTNFWSVLCFQSRYETSINSTRGKRKLKILVRSLQESAFILCPLVKRVHCSWHLDTAILFKLIKLLMTYGTSLQYFSNILEEQISRLLLPKASQLRSLDVVPPFKIPAGRADSIYYGRMEVLLSKYNWENINELTLHVNGCTFFPHLNKPLKIKSLCLNLRPDTFAGSFFEQPYYSIFDTDALEELEILSWYHTNESTANLYDTWNLPQFWEFSNIKSLTMLSLVANESFLCTCFQKFNLLERLKVDYMFDIPISTRTIEILARSKASKTIKYIDIKFDSLQIPIFSLNPVDTSSFRINLNCQCHDCKQTFNDIIIQKIFPTNDSLSVRNPNDDSSRSYYFHVFKLTSILPYTHFIDRTPAISYHCTSLQEHASDINYLLKKDGANESRYVNENDVLRLYHAHIHSLKKTFDFFLNHFISLDFLTLNDLPTKVFQVDELQRSNVPIFYSKGYSSNQIYELVTDESLFN
- the FIN1 gene encoding Fin1p (similar to Saccharomyces cerevisiae FIN1 (YDR130C); ancestral locus Anc_8.297); this translates as MVGESDTTDLNVKVNAMTGSDLSVTSKNQVFCTNSTAVKRLGDSSSKVHISDLSKPPGRLSPVRKGPARQLTPKRLASPTCLKDQSTTDFRDRSLPPNSNRSEEEDKHATSLIFTTSPTKLLFSSDKKIGGDGSLSKLRSRFSNGLLSPQRLSTVPGSSKEVKGKNLLSKLQDQEYKSPKNETSTHTQNNETKSLSQEGRVTKSQQQRKKTVKFKVPDAEKDTLIETELADLKSLLLQVLKHQKVLESKLINLENNLNEKNEK
- the REX3 gene encoding RNA exonuclease (similar to Saccharomyces cerevisiae REX3 (YLR107W); ancestral locus Anc_8.296) gives rise to the protein MSHPLRPIDLVRQPAPFQDRYKILQKLLAHLQKVKPNAAEKLNKLAVGLEARVAKSSSSPQSYRFNMSILMRDLTKYKGDLSQIRVGQKPIVARDKTRPSNITKLNAMEKLKAVIIDTEVLKKNGYIIGKETTEDPADLIYTTCIRCNTKFEKAKIMENAFCRYHISKKQFDKVSKTYQYPCCGETTVSTSFLRLGCQTQNHHVFRSETYEELSTISKFISTDNYSGEENVLALDCEMAFTSLGYEMIRLTIVDFFTSKTLFDEIIRPIGEVIDLNSQFSGVHEICESNSMSYHEAMRKVVSEKLINKNTILIGHGLENDLNVMRIVHKKIIDTAILYSKGRYKSSLKNFAFEFLSREIQNGEHDSSEDAIATMDVVKVRLGIPVEQTGWD